Proteins found in one Actinokineospora alba genomic segment:
- the edd gene encoding phosphogluconate dehydratase has protein sequence MSHPTVAAVTARIAERSAVGRAAYLDRIRAASAQGPARGSLGCANLAHGVAACGPAEKLTLRAAVKPNIAIVSAYNDMLSAHQPFEAYPAILKRAIADAGGVAQFAGGVPAMCDGITQGRAGMELSLFSRDVIAMSTALALSHDMFDGALLLGVCDKIVPGLVIGALAFGHLPTILVPAGPMTSGLSNAEKSRVRQLHAEGKVGRDELLEAESASYHGPGTCTFYGTANSNQLLMEAMGLHLPAAAFVNPGTPLRTALTEEAGRRVLDLTRLGENYTPIGEVIDERAVVNGVVALLATGGSTNHTMHLVAIAAAAGITLRWDDFAELSAVVPSLTRIYPNGTADVNHFHAAGGTTYLISELLDAGLMHADARTVAGEMSAYRTEPALRDGGVVWQDGVADSLDKTVLRGVADPFAPDGGLRMLSGRLGRAVMKVSAVKAEHRVVTAPARVFDDQQEFLDAFQAGELFHDLVAVVRYQGPKANGMPELHKLTPALGVLQDRGHAVALVTDGRMSGASGKIPAAIHVTPEAADGGPLSRLRDGDLVTVDAETGALDVLADLDARTPEPREPNSPTGTGRELFAAFRAAIGPADQGATVFGMETAS, from the coding sequence GTGAGCCACCCCACCGTCGCCGCCGTGACCGCCCGAATCGCCGAGCGCAGCGCCGTGGGCCGCGCCGCCTACCTCGACCGGATCCGCGCCGCCTCGGCACAAGGACCCGCGCGGGGGTCCCTCGGCTGCGCCAACCTCGCCCATGGGGTCGCCGCCTGCGGGCCCGCCGAGAAGCTGACGCTACGCGCGGCGGTGAAGCCGAACATCGCGATCGTGTCCGCGTACAACGACATGCTCTCCGCGCACCAGCCGTTCGAGGCCTACCCCGCGATCCTCAAGCGCGCCATCGCCGACGCCGGTGGTGTCGCCCAGTTCGCGGGCGGCGTGCCCGCGATGTGCGACGGCATCACCCAGGGCCGCGCGGGCATGGAGCTGTCGCTGTTCAGCCGCGACGTGATCGCCATGTCCACCGCGCTCGCCCTGTCCCACGACATGTTCGACGGCGCGCTGCTGCTCGGCGTGTGCGACAAGATCGTTCCCGGGCTCGTCATCGGCGCGCTGGCCTTCGGTCACCTGCCGACGATCCTGGTTCCGGCGGGCCCGATGACGTCCGGCCTGTCCAACGCGGAGAAGAGCCGCGTCCGGCAGCTGCACGCCGAGGGCAAGGTCGGCCGCGACGAGCTGCTGGAGGCCGAGTCGGCGTCCTACCACGGCCCCGGCACGTGCACGTTCTACGGAACCGCGAACTCCAACCAGCTCCTGATGGAGGCCATGGGCCTGCACCTGCCCGCCGCCGCCTTCGTCAACCCGGGCACGCCGCTGCGCACCGCGCTCACCGAGGAAGCGGGCCGCCGGGTCCTCGACCTGACCCGGCTGGGCGAGAACTACACGCCCATCGGCGAGGTGATCGACGAACGCGCCGTCGTCAACGGCGTGGTCGCGCTGCTGGCCACGGGCGGCTCCACCAACCACACCATGCACCTGGTCGCGATCGCCGCCGCCGCCGGGATCACCCTGCGCTGGGACGACTTCGCCGAGCTGTCGGCCGTCGTGCCGTCGCTGACCCGGATCTACCCCAACGGCACCGCCGACGTGAACCACTTCCACGCCGCGGGCGGCACCACGTACCTGATCAGCGAACTGCTCGACGCCGGCCTCATGCACGCGGACGCCCGGACCGTCGCGGGCGAGATGTCCGCCTACCGCACCGAGCCCGCTTTGCGCGACGGCGGTGTCGTCTGGCAGGACGGCGTCGCCGACAGCCTCGACAAGACCGTCCTGCGCGGCGTGGCCGACCCGTTCGCCCCCGACGGCGGCCTGCGGATGCTCTCGGGCAGGCTCGGCCGGGCGGTCATGAAGGTGTCGGCGGTCAAGGCCGAGCACCGGGTCGTCACCGCCCCCGCGCGCGTCTTCGACGACCAACAGGAGTTCCTCGACGCGTTCCAGGCCGGTGAGTTGTTCCACGACCTCGTCGCCGTCGTGCGCTACCAAGGACCCAAGGCCAACGGGATGCCCGAGCTGCACAAGCTGACGCCCGCGCTCGGGGTGCTGCAGGACCGTGGGCACGCGGTCGCGCTCGTCACCGACGGGCGGATGTCCGGCGCCTCCGGCAAGATCCCCGCCGCCATCCACGTCACGCCCGAAGCCGCCGACGGCGGGCCATTGTCGCGGCTGCGCGACGGAGACCTCGTCACCGTCGACGCCGAGACCGGCGCCCTCGACGTCCTCGCCGACCTGGACGCGCGGACGCCCGAGCCCCGCGAACCCAACTCCCCCACCGGAACCGGCCGCGAACTGTTCGCCGCCTTCCGCGCCGCCATCGGCCCCGCCGACCAGGGTGCCACCGTCTTCGGAATGGAGACCGCGTCATGA
- a CDS encoding ABC transporter substrate-binding protein: MHNARRPSLAVVATLAVGALALTACGDSGEPAQSGPVTLTVNVFGDNFSLPNDRSIYDEYERTHPGVTIVENRGDFGTHHQNIQARLTAGSGAADIEVIEVGQVAGYIGQPDKFVNFRDHGVDSSQWTDAVIARASTADGKALIGLPTDIGGLAMCYRTDLFAAAGLPTDRAAVSALWPTWEDYIATGTRFGSKAPQGVKWFDAGGHVFTGILGNEKETFYDAEGKLIAENNPAVRKAWDLTVKAIQAGQSAALPEFSPEWNTGFQRGQFATITCPAWMMGYIQGNAAETSGKWDIAKIPGGSGNWGGSYVTVPSQGKNTKAAVELAKWLTAPEQAVKLFKAIGNFPSQQSTWKDKEVAGFTSPFFSNAPAGTIFPESLEKAPAQVTGPESGVIGNIFAAALNSVEQGTDPNEAWRKTLGDIKAAAG; the protein is encoded by the coding sequence ATGCACAACGCACGGCGGCCGAGCCTGGCCGTTGTCGCGACGCTCGCCGTGGGCGCTCTGGCGCTCACGGCGTGCGGCGACAGTGGCGAGCCCGCCCAGTCCGGTCCCGTCACCCTCACGGTCAACGTCTTCGGTGACAACTTCTCCTTACCGAACGACAGGTCCATCTACGACGAGTACGAGCGGACCCATCCCGGCGTCACGATCGTGGAGAACCGCGGCGACTTCGGCACCCACCACCAGAACATCCAGGCCCGCCTCACCGCGGGCAGCGGCGCCGCCGACATCGAGGTCATCGAGGTCGGGCAGGTCGCCGGGTACATCGGCCAGCCGGACAAGTTCGTCAACTTCCGCGACCACGGCGTCGACAGTTCACAGTGGACGGACGCGGTCATCGCCCGGGCGTCCACAGCGGACGGCAAGGCGTTGATCGGGCTGCCGACCGACATCGGCGGCCTTGCCATGTGCTACCGGACCGACCTGTTCGCCGCGGCGGGCCTGCCGACCGACCGTGCGGCCGTGTCGGCGCTGTGGCCGACGTGGGAGGACTACATCGCCACCGGGACCCGCTTCGGCTCGAAGGCGCCGCAAGGCGTGAAGTGGTTCGACGCGGGCGGGCATGTCTTCACCGGCATCCTGGGCAACGAGAAGGAAACCTTCTACGACGCCGAAGGCAAGCTCATCGCCGAGAACAATCCCGCCGTGCGCAAGGCTTGGGACCTGACGGTCAAGGCGATCCAGGCGGGCCAGTCCGCGGCGCTGCCGGAGTTCTCCCCCGAGTGGAACACCGGGTTCCAGCGTGGCCAGTTCGCCACGATCACCTGCCCCGCCTGGATGATGGGCTACATCCAGGGCAACGCCGCGGAGACCAGCGGCAAGTGGGACATCGCGAAGATTCCTGGCGGCTCCGGCAACTGGGGCGGCTCCTACGTCACGGTTCCCAGCCAGGGCAAGAACACCAAGGCCGCCGTCGAGCTGGCGAAGTGGCTGACCGCGCCCGAACAGGCCGTCAAGCTGTTCAAGGCGATCGGCAACTTCCCGAGTCAGCAGAGCACCTGGAAGGACAAGGAGGTCGCGGGGTTCACCTCGCCGTTCTTCAGCAACGCACCCGCCGGGACCATTTTCCCGGAGTCGCTGGAGAAGGCGCCCGCGCAGGTGACGGGCCCGGAGAGCGGCGTCATCGGCAACATCTTCGCCGCCGCCCTGAACAGCGTCGAACAGGGCACCGACCCGAACGAGGCCTGGCGCAAGACGCTGGGCGACATCAAGGCCGCCGCGGGATGA
- a CDS encoding ROK family protein — MAAGPVMAPGASAGEVFGLIRGGLAETRADLGRLTGLSRTAVTLRVDQLVDRGLVVETAAGGSTGGRPPTRLVFNADGGVVLAAALGASRSQLAVCDLSGRALATATVEWADDPAVMLAAVADSFDRLLAGRRPLRGIGVSVPGTVEAGTTRSVSPSAWVDVDIPAFFAERYGVPVRVDNDVNALALAEHRAHPDIDDLLVIKVSTGIGAGIISGGGLRRGAMGAAGEIGHTKVVDGGGAVCRCGGVDCLEAVAGGWALVRELTALGRKVGTALDVAELARADDPDALRLVRAAGRHLGGVVAAAVNLLNPAMIIVGGDLARAYEPLVAGMRELIYQSAAATATRDLRIEPGTLTDGGTRTGCAVMVLDDVLSAASVNAAVAGRPVAVG; from the coding sequence ATGGCGGCAGGACCGGTCATGGCTCCCGGCGCGTCCGCCGGTGAGGTGTTCGGCCTCATCCGGGGCGGCCTCGCCGAAACCCGCGCCGACCTGGGCAGACTCACCGGCCTGTCGCGCACCGCGGTCACGCTGCGGGTCGACCAGCTGGTCGACCGGGGCCTGGTGGTGGAGACCGCGGCGGGCGGGTCGACCGGCGGGCGGCCCCCGACGCGGCTGGTGTTCAACGCCGATGGCGGGGTTGTCCTGGCCGCCGCTCTTGGTGCGAGCCGCAGTCAGCTGGCCGTGTGCGACCTGTCCGGCCGCGCCCTGGCGACGGCGACCGTCGAGTGGGCTGACGACCCGGCGGTCATGCTGGCGGCGGTGGCCGACTCGTTCGACCGGCTGCTGGCGGGCCGCAGGCCGCTGCGCGGCATCGGGGTCAGCGTGCCCGGCACCGTCGAGGCGGGCACCACCCGCAGCGTCAGCCCGTCCGCTTGGGTCGATGTCGACATCCCCGCCTTCTTCGCCGAGCGATACGGCGTCCCCGTGCGGGTCGACAACGACGTCAACGCCCTCGCGCTCGCCGAGCACCGCGCGCACCCCGACATCGATGACCTGCTTGTGATCAAGGTGTCCACCGGCATCGGCGCCGGGATCATCTCCGGCGGCGGCCTGCGCCGCGGCGCCATGGGCGCGGCGGGGGAGATCGGGCACACGAAGGTCGTGGACGGCGGCGGCGCGGTGTGCCGGTGCGGCGGCGTCGACTGCCTGGAGGCGGTCGCGGGCGGCTGGGCGCTGGTCCGTGAGTTGACCGCGCTTGGCCGGAAGGTCGGGACCGCGCTCGACGTGGCCGAACTGGCGCGCGCCGACGACCCGGACGCGCTCCGGCTGGTCCGTGCGGCTGGGCGGCACCTCGGCGGGGTGGTCGCGGCCGCGGTGAACTTGCTCAACCCGGCGATGATCATCGTCGGTGGTGACCTCGCGCGCGCGTACGAGCCGTTGGTCGCGGGAATGCGCGAGCTGATCTACCAGTCCGCGGCCGCCACGGCGACCCGCGACCTGCGGATCGAGCCGGGCACCCTGACCGACGGCGGCACCCGGACCGGCTGCGCGGTCATGGTCCTCGACGACGTGCTGTCCGCCGCGTCGGTGAACGCGGCCGTCGCGGGCAGGCCCGTCGCTGTCGGGTAA
- a CDS encoding carbohydrate ABC transporter permease, producing the protein MTRGVQRSRDRLPWRSRLHRLDLTVSPYLYISPFFLLFAVFGLFPLAYTAIISTTAWSPRKPGSADVSVGLDNYRTLLTDENFHNALINTLGIGLVSTVPQLLLALGIAHLLNYRLRGRLVLRMGVLVPYVTSVAAVALIFNQMFARDFGLLNWLLQPFVDSPVDWRADSWSSWIAVSVMVMWHWTGYNALIYLAAMQTIPYDLYESASIDGASKWQQFWHITVPSLRPTIIFTVIVSTIGALQLFAEPFLFDTTRNNNGGSERQFQTIVLYLYQQFWTNGRYGYGAAIAWTLFLITVIIAAINFVLTRRIRSSD; encoded by the coding sequence ATGACACGGGGGGTCCAGCGGAGTCGGGACCGCCTGCCGTGGCGGTCCCGACTCCACCGGCTCGACCTGACGGTCTCGCCGTACCTGTACATATCGCCGTTCTTCCTGCTGTTCGCCGTGTTCGGCCTGTTCCCCCTGGCCTACACGGCGATCATCTCGACCACGGCGTGGAGCCCGCGCAAGCCCGGCAGCGCGGACGTGTCGGTGGGCCTGGACAACTACCGAACCCTGCTCACCGACGAGAACTTCCACAACGCGCTGATCAACACCTTGGGCATCGGGCTGGTGTCGACGGTTCCACAGCTGCTGCTGGCACTGGGCATCGCGCACCTGCTGAACTACCGCCTGCGGGGGCGGCTGGTGCTGCGGATGGGAGTCCTGGTCCCGTACGTGACGTCGGTCGCGGCCGTGGCGCTGATCTTCAACCAGATGTTCGCCCGCGACTTCGGCCTGTTGAACTGGCTGCTACAGCCCTTTGTGGACAGTCCGGTCGACTGGCGGGCGGACAGCTGGTCGTCGTGGATCGCGGTGTCGGTGATGGTCATGTGGCACTGGACGGGCTACAACGCCCTGATCTATCTGGCGGCGATGCAGACAATCCCGTACGACCTGTACGAGTCGGCGTCGATCGACGGGGCGAGCAAGTGGCAGCAGTTCTGGCACATCACGGTTCCGAGCCTGCGGCCGACGATCATCTTCACCGTCATCGTCTCGACCATCGGAGCGCTGCAACTGTTCGCCGAACCGTTCCTGTTCGACACCACCCGCAACAACAACGGCGGCTCGGAACGGCAGTTCCAGACGATTGTCTTGTATCTGTACCAACAGTTCTGGACCAACGGGCGGTACGGCTATGGAGCGGCGATCGCGTGGACCCTGTTCCTGATCACCGTGATCATCGCCGCCATCAACTTCGTCCTGACCCGCCGCATCCGGTCGAGCGACTAG
- a CDS encoding GH1 family beta-glucosidase yields the protein MKFPEGFMWGAATASYQIEGAVDEGGRGRSIWDTFAHTPGKVAGGDTGDVAADHYHRYRSDVALMRDLGLDAYRFSVAWPRVQPTGRGPANVAGLDFYDRLVDELASHDITPMLTLYHWDLPQELEDAGGWAARDTAARFAEYADLVALRLGDRVPLWTTLNEPWCSAFLGYSSGDHAPGRTDPGVSLAAAHHLLLAHGLGTQALRAALPATARTSIVLNLAAVTPASPADSDAARRIDGLANRIFLDPLFGRGYPADVRADTARLTDWAFVHDGDEAVIATPMDLLGVNYYSPTVVELGAEGPDGPWPGCGDIRPVVSGPLTAMDWPIDADGLTSILTRLRDEYPAIPIMITENGAAFDDEVHDTDRVNYLHDHLAAVHAALQAGVDVRGYFVWSLLDNFEWAYGYAKRFGIVHVDYATQRRVWRDSAYWYREVIKNHGTNGTV from the coding sequence ATGAAGTTCCCGGAAGGCTTCATGTGGGGTGCGGCGACGGCGTCGTACCAGATCGAGGGCGCGGTCGACGAGGGCGGACGCGGCCGGTCCATCTGGGACACCTTCGCGCACACCCCGGGGAAGGTCGCGGGCGGCGACACGGGCGACGTCGCGGCCGACCACTACCACCGGTACCGCTCCGACGTCGCGCTGATGCGGGACCTGGGGCTCGACGCCTACCGGTTCTCCGTGGCGTGGCCGCGGGTGCAGCCGACCGGGCGCGGACCCGCCAACGTCGCCGGGCTGGACTTCTACGACCGGCTCGTCGACGAGCTGGCTAGCCATGACATCACCCCCATGCTCACGCTGTATCACTGGGACCTGCCGCAGGAGCTGGAAGACGCGGGCGGCTGGGCCGCGCGCGACACCGCCGCGCGGTTCGCCGAGTACGCCGATCTGGTGGCGCTGCGGCTCGGCGACCGGGTGCCGCTGTGGACCACGCTCAACGAACCGTGGTGCTCGGCGTTCCTCGGCTACTCCTCCGGCGACCACGCGCCCGGGCGCACCGACCCCGGCGTCTCCCTGGCCGCCGCGCACCACCTGCTGCTCGCCCACGGGTTGGGCACCCAGGCTCTCCGCGCCGCCCTGCCCGCCACGGCGCGGACGTCCATCGTGCTGAACCTGGCGGCGGTGACACCCGCGTCCCCCGCCGACAGTGACGCGGCGCGGCGTATCGATGGGCTGGCCAACCGGATCTTCCTGGACCCGCTCTTCGGCCGCGGCTACCCCGCCGACGTCCGTGCCGACACCGCTCGGCTCACCGACTGGGCGTTTGTCCACGACGGTGACGAGGCGGTGATCGCCACCCCGATGGACCTGTTGGGCGTCAACTACTACAGCCCCACCGTCGTCGAACTCGGCGCTGAGGGGCCCGACGGGCCGTGGCCCGGGTGCGGCGATATCAGGCCAGTCGTCAGCGGCCCGCTGACGGCCATGGACTGGCCGATCGACGCGGACGGCCTCACCTCGATCCTCACTCGACTGCGCGACGAGTACCCGGCGATCCCGATCATGATCACCGAGAACGGCGCCGCCTTCGACGACGAGGTGCACGACACCGACCGCGTCAACTACCTGCACGACCACCTCGCCGCGGTGCACGCGGCGCTCCAGGCGGGCGTGGACGTGCGGGGATACTTCGTGTGGTCGCTGCTGGACAACTTCGAGTGGGCCTACGGCTACGCGAAACGGTTCGGCATCGTCCACGTCGACTACGCCACGCAGCGCCGGGTCTGGAGGGACAGCGCATACTGGTATCGCGAAGTGATCAAAAACCATGGGACCAACGGGACGGTATGA
- a CDS encoding carbohydrate ABC transporter permease has protein sequence MGRGRRKRAKDGGLWITYGLLITIVLVSAFPLYWSVVVSSRDKSSVGRYPPPLVPGGNLWDNLSTAFVQGKFGLALLNSTLVAGSITLSVVLTSTLAGFAFAKLRFRGRNALFTMVVATMLVPTQLAIIPLYIMVTQWFGWSNDLRGVIVPALVSAFGVFFMRQYLTSAMPDELIEAGRVDGASTLRIYWSLVLPIARPGAAVLGLLIFITYWNDLFWPLILLNTQNPTVQVAIANTASGIEVDYSLVLAGTVIATFPILIVFLILGRQIIGGIMQGAVKG, from the coding sequence ATCGGGAGGGGGCGACGGAAACGGGCGAAAGACGGCGGCCTGTGGATAACCTACGGGCTGTTGATAACCATCGTGCTGGTGTCGGCGTTCCCGCTGTACTGGTCGGTGGTCGTGTCCTCGCGCGACAAGTCGTCGGTGGGGCGCTATCCGCCGCCGCTGGTGCCCGGCGGCAACCTGTGGGACAACCTGTCCACCGCGTTCGTGCAGGGGAAATTCGGCCTGGCGCTGCTCAACTCGACGCTGGTGGCCGGGTCCATCACGCTGTCGGTGGTCCTCACCTCCACCCTCGCCGGGTTCGCCTTCGCCAAGCTGCGCTTCCGGGGCCGCAACGCGCTCTTCACCATGGTGGTGGCGACGATGCTGGTGCCCACCCAGTTGGCGATCATCCCGCTCTACATCATGGTCACCCAGTGGTTCGGCTGGTCCAACGACCTGCGCGGAGTGATCGTCCCCGCCCTGGTGAGCGCGTTCGGGGTGTTCTTCATGCGCCAGTACCTCACCTCCGCCATGCCCGACGAGCTGATCGAGGCCGGTCGGGTCGACGGCGCCTCCACGTTGCGCATCTACTGGAGCCTGGTGTTGCCGATCGCCCGGCCGGGAGCGGCGGTGCTGGGCCTGCTCATCTTCATCACCTACTGGAACGACCTGTTCTGGCCGCTCATCCTGCTCAACACGCAGAACCCGACCGTGCAGGTCGCCATCGCCAACACGGCGAGCGGCATCGAGGTGGACTACTCGCTGGTGCTGGCCGGGACGGTGATCGCGACGTTCCCGATTCTCATCGTGTTTCTCATCCTCGGCAGGCAGATAATCGGAGGAATCATGCAGGGCGCGGTGAAGGGATGA
- a CDS encoding GNAT family N-acetyltransferase: MHQLKTPADVAAVTTEPVINWGAQALVPGYLHEGGQAWEHDGAVLVYAPGLYRRDRVILAGPAEQALKLVTSVSLPTPGDPIARTELAEEMCQLEPGWSAFAEFGWMTTTGEPGPRPDGVRWLTESDLDAADHLVRTANPEGWLVPRETGTRRWAGMFDGDTLVSMAGDAWPAPNMGFIAGVATHEDHRGKGASSAVCTFVRDTLLAEHGSCGLMVYADNATAIRLYERLGFTYQSMSAFGPE, translated from the coding sequence GTGCATCAGCTGAAGACTCCGGCGGACGTTGCCGCCGTCACGACCGAGCCTGTGATCAACTGGGGTGCCCAGGCATTGGTGCCCGGATACCTTCATGAGGGCGGGCAGGCATGGGAGCACGACGGCGCGGTCCTGGTCTACGCGCCGGGGCTCTATCGGCGTGACCGTGTGATCCTGGCGGGCCCGGCCGAGCAGGCGCTCAAGCTGGTGACCTCGGTGAGTCTGCCGACCCCGGGCGATCCGATCGCGCGCACCGAACTGGCCGAGGAGATGTGCCAGTTGGAACCCGGCTGGTCCGCGTTCGCCGAGTTCGGCTGGATGACCACCACGGGCGAGCCGGGCCCGCGCCCCGACGGCGTCCGCTGGCTCACCGAGTCCGACCTCGACGCCGCGGACCACTTGGTGCGCACCGCGAACCCGGAAGGCTGGCTCGTCCCACGCGAGACCGGAACCCGCCGCTGGGCGGGCATGTTCGACGGCGACACCCTCGTCTCGATGGCGGGCGACGCTTGGCCCGCGCCGAACATGGGGTTCATCGCCGGCGTCGCCACCCACGAGGACCACCGCGGCAAAGGCGCGTCCAGTGCGGTTTGCACGTTCGTGCGGGACACCCTGTTGGCCGAGCACGGTTCCTGCGGGCTGATGGTCTACGCGGACAACGCCACCGCGATCCGGCTCTACGAGCGCTTGGGATTCACCTACCAGAGCATGTCCGCGTTCGGTCCTGAGTAG
- a CDS encoding LacI family DNA-binding transcriptional regulator: MSADGTATRRQPTLDTVAAEAGVSRATVSRVINGSPKVSPEVKATVDAAIVRLGYVPNRAARSLATRRTDSIALVMREPDAKVLADPYLGNMIIATSQTLMGTGVQLVLMNAQNDAEHARLADYVRGGHVDGVLLVSMHGDDPLPELLLSAGIPTVVGGRPQHPLPGLTYVDVDNLGGAVLATEHLIAAGRTRIATVTGPQDMTAGVDRLTGFQDTLRAAGLKPHHIARGAFTRESGEQAMTEILSRTPDTDAVFVASDLMAIGALRALRTAGRRVPEDVAVVGYDDIEMAQHTEPPLTTIHQPVVDQARIMAELLLTQIGGDPPSSPVVLPTRLVERESA, encoded by the coding sequence ATGAGCGCGGACGGGACGGCAACACGGCGGCAGCCGACCCTCGACACGGTCGCCGCCGAAGCGGGCGTCTCACGCGCCACCGTGTCCAGGGTGATCAACGGCTCGCCCAAGGTGTCCCCGGAGGTCAAGGCCACGGTCGACGCCGCCATTGTCCGCCTCGGCTACGTCCCCAACCGCGCCGCCCGCAGCCTGGCGACCCGCCGCACCGACTCGATAGCCCTGGTCATGCGCGAACCGGACGCCAAGGTGCTCGCCGACCCGTACCTCGGCAACATGATCATCGCGACCAGCCAGACCCTGATGGGCACCGGCGTCCAACTGGTCCTGATGAACGCCCAGAACGACGCCGAACACGCCCGCCTCGCCGACTACGTGCGCGGCGGGCACGTCGACGGTGTCCTGCTGGTGTCCATGCACGGCGATGACCCACTGCCGGAACTCCTGCTCAGCGCGGGAATCCCGACCGTCGTCGGCGGTCGCCCCCAGCACCCGCTGCCAGGCCTGACCTATGTCGACGTCGACAACCTCGGCGGCGCGGTATTGGCCACGGAACACCTGATAGCGGCAGGCCGAACCCGCATCGCGACCGTCACCGGCCCCCAGGACATGACCGCGGGCGTCGACCGCTTGACCGGCTTCCAGGACACCCTCCGCGCGGCGGGCTTGAAACCCCACCACATCGCCCGCGGCGCCTTCACCCGAGAATCCGGCGAACAGGCCATGACCGAAATCCTGAGCCGAACCCCGGACACCGACGCCGTCTTCGTCGCCAGCGACCTGATGGCCATCGGCGCCCTACGAGCCCTACGGACCGCCGGGCGACGGGTGCCTGAGGACGTCGCGGTGGTCGGCTACGACGACATCGAGATGGCCCAACACACCGAACCACCGCTGACGACCATCCACCAGCCGGTAGTCGACCAGGCCCGGATCATGGCCGAACTACTCCTGACCCAAATCGGCGGCGACCCACCAAGTTCCCCGGTGGTCCTGCCGACCCGGTTGGTGGAGCGGGAATCGGCCTGA
- the eda gene encoding bifunctional 4-hydroxy-2-oxoglutarate aldolase/2-dehydro-3-deoxy-phosphogluconate aldolase, giving the protein MSSVLDLSPVIPVVVIRDADDAVPLARALLAGGVPVIEVTLRSKAALAAIELIATEVPEMVVGVGTLTTPDQVEAATKAGAKFLISPGGTPRLLDAMADTGLPYLPGVATVSEMMTMLDRGITEMKFFPASAAGGPDYLRAVAGPLPQVRLCPTGGITEATAPDYLALPNVGCVGGSWIAPTNAIVDGDWSAIEAAAKAAAAL; this is encoded by the coding sequence ATGAGTTCGGTCCTCGACCTGTCCCCCGTCATCCCGGTCGTCGTCATCCGCGACGCCGATGACGCCGTGCCGCTCGCGCGGGCGCTGTTGGCGGGCGGTGTGCCGGTCATCGAGGTCACCCTGCGGTCCAAGGCGGCACTGGCCGCCATCGAGCTCATCGCGACCGAGGTCCCCGAGATGGTGGTCGGTGTCGGCACCCTCACCACCCCCGACCAGGTCGAAGCGGCCACGAAGGCCGGTGCGAAGTTCCTGATCAGCCCCGGCGGCACCCCACGACTGCTCGACGCGATGGCCGACACCGGGTTGCCGTACCTGCCGGGAGTGGCCACGGTGTCGGAGATGATGACGATGCTCGACCGCGGGATCACCGAGATGAAGTTCTTCCCCGCCTCAGCCGCGGGCGGGCCGGACTACCTGCGCGCGGTCGCGGGGCCGCTGCCGCAGGTGCGTCTGTGCCCGACTGGCGGAATCACCGAGGCAACCGCTCCCGACTACCTGGCATTGCCGAACGTGGGCTGCGTCGGCGGCTCATGGATCGCGCCGACGAACGCGATCGTCGATGGTGATTGGTCTGCCATTGAGGCGGCGGCGAAGGCTGCGGCGGCACTCTGA
- a CDS encoding cold-shock protein, with the protein MPQGTVRWFDAERGFGFLAPEDGSPDVFVHASEIVEDGGAKMLREGQAVVFEVGENDRGPQALRVRVTADAATGSAVGLLGTVNWYEPGKGYGFASPDGGGADIFVHSSAIVTGGVVTEGQRVAFLIVEGERGPQAGHVIPLGAGAGSPAAAGIADGADGTVAWYDEDKGFGFINPDSGAGDIFVHARALAEGLTWLAEGDRVAYEVVSGDKGPQARDVHLVRGAEPQTAPQRSAPAAAAGPAARDVPVRGGEGVVARYDGDRGFGFITPDAGGDDLFAHVSVIMGSEPLQKGDRVRYAVRQSDRGPQADRIERL; encoded by the coding sequence ATGCCGCAAGGGACCGTCCGTTGGTTCGACGCCGAACGGGGTTTCGGCTTCCTCGCGCCCGAGGACGGCTCGCCGGACGTGTTCGTGCACGCCTCCGAGATCGTCGAGGACGGCGGCGCGAAAATGCTCCGCGAGGGTCAGGCCGTCGTGTTCGAGGTCGGCGAGAACGACCGCGGGCCCCAGGCGCTGCGCGTTCGCGTCACCGCCGATGCGGCCACCGGCAGCGCCGTGGGCCTGCTCGGCACCGTCAACTGGTACGAGCCGGGCAAGGGGTACGGCTTCGCGTCGCCGGACGGCGGCGGCGCCGACATCTTCGTGCACAGCTCCGCCATCGTGACCGGCGGCGTGGTCACCGAGGGGCAGCGGGTGGCCTTCCTGATCGTCGAAGGCGAGCGCGGCCCGCAGGCCGGGCACGTGATCCCGCTGGGAGCAGGGGCAGGCTCACCCGCTGCGGCTGGTATCGCAGACGGTGCCGACGGCACGGTGGCCTGGTACGACGAGGACAAGGGCTTCGGCTTCATCAACCCCGACTCCGGCGCCGGGGACATCTTCGTTCACGCCCGGGCCCTGGCCGAGGGGCTGACGTGGCTCGCGGAGGGCGACCGCGTCGCCTACGAGGTGGTTAGTGGAGACAAGGGCCCGCAGGCCCGCGACGTGCACCTGGTCCGGGGCGCCGAGCCCCAGACGGCGCCGCAGCGGTCTGCACCTGCTGCGGCCGCAGGGCCGGCCGCGCGGGACGTGCCCGTACGAGGCGGCGAGGGCGTCGTCGCACGCTACGACGGCGACCGCGGCTTCGGCTTCATCACCCCGGACGCAGGCGGCGACGATCTCTTCGCCCACGTGTCCGTGATCATGGGGTCGGAGCCGCTGCAGAAGGGTGACCGGGTCCGGTACGCGGTGCGTCAGAGCGACCGGGGCCCGCAGGCCGACCGCATCGAACGCCTCTGA